A region of Cardinium endosymbiont of Sogatella furcifera DNA encodes the following proteins:
- the rpsA gene encoding 30S ribosomal protein S1, with translation MSATEGVFNWDQYDKVGKLGSAYTDQEREDMAATYGATLSAINQYEVVTGSVISLTNKDVVVGVGYKSDGLIAASEFRDLPELQPGDEVEVYIEETENAKGQLILSRKKAKLVRAWEKIQHAMEHGEVLEGLVKRRTKGGLIVDIFDIETFLPGSQIDIRPVLDFDVFVGKTIDVVVIKINHTNDNVVVSHKALTEKKLEGQKLEIMSKLEKGQILEGYVKNITKFGAFIDLGGVDGLLHKLDMAWSRVNHPEELFTLGQKVRVVVIGFNEDKKRISLGMKQLQDHPWDALPETVQVGSTIKGTITNIADYGLFIELMPGVEGFVYVLDISWSQYLRDINEHYAIGDTIETCILSLDRKNHKISLGIKQLTGDPWEQDAFLSAYAVGATHEGIVRNLTHFGAFIELEPGIEGLLHVSRLSGTKRVAHPGDVLKLGEKVEVIVLGINRENRRLSLGLKQENPWDACEKIFQIGTLHKGTILKKTLGRGAIVELAHGIEGHVPQQHLIKVDGEEPAVGEELDFQVLKFAKADKKIILSHQIIFNPAVEDKSEGKVKAEPKVKTEKAPRGFEAFADLKEKLEQNTQGEDKA, from the coding sequence ATGAGTGCAACAGAAGGCGTTTTCAACTGGGATCAATATGACAAAGTTGGTAAATTAGGTAGTGCATATACAGATCAAGAAAGAGAAGATATGGCTGCCACATATGGAGCTACTTTAAGCGCTATTAATCAGTATGAAGTAGTAACAGGATCCGTGATAAGCCTCACCAATAAAGATGTGGTTGTAGGTGTGGGATACAAATCAGATGGGTTAATTGCTGCTTCTGAGTTTAGGGATCTGCCTGAATTACAGCCAGGTGATGAGGTTGAGGTCTATATAGAAGAGACAGAAAATGCAAAAGGTCAATTGATACTTTCTCGTAAAAAAGCAAAATTGGTCAGAGCCTGGGAGAAGATTCAACATGCCATGGAACATGGAGAGGTATTAGAAGGGCTTGTTAAGCGCAGAACGAAAGGAGGATTGATTGTAGATATTTTTGATATTGAAACCTTTTTACCTGGCTCCCAAATTGATATCAGGCCTGTATTAGACTTTGATGTCTTTGTAGGTAAAACCATTGATGTGGTGGTTATTAAAATCAACCATACCAATGATAATGTGGTTGTTTCCCATAAAGCATTAACCGAGAAGAAGCTAGAAGGGCAGAAGCTCGAAATCATGAGTAAGCTTGAAAAGGGGCAAATCCTAGAGGGTTATGTGAAAAATATAACCAAGTTTGGTGCGTTTATTGATTTAGGAGGGGTAGATGGTTTGCTTCATAAATTAGATATGGCCTGGAGTAGGGTCAACCATCCAGAGGAGCTCTTCACCCTTGGCCAAAAAGTACGTGTAGTGGTTATTGGCTTTAATGAGGATAAGAAACGTATTTCTTTGGGTATGAAGCAACTCCAGGACCACCCATGGGATGCGCTGCCAGAAACGGTTCAGGTAGGATCTACCATTAAGGGTACCATCACCAATATTGCCGATTATGGTCTTTTTATAGAATTGATGCCTGGTGTCGAGGGCTTTGTCTATGTTTTAGATATTTCATGGTCGCAGTATTTGCGTGACATCAATGAGCACTATGCAATAGGCGATACCATTGAAACCTGTATATTATCTTTGGATCGGAAGAATCATAAAATATCCTTGGGGATTAAGCAATTAACTGGAGATCCGTGGGAGCAGGATGCATTTTTATCTGCTTATGCAGTGGGGGCCACCCATGAAGGTATTGTGCGCAATCTAACCCATTTTGGTGCCTTTATAGAGTTAGAGCCTGGTATTGAAGGTTTGCTACACGTTTCGCGTCTTTCCGGTACCAAGCGCGTGGCACACCCTGGTGACGTGTTGAAGTTGGGCGAAAAGGTAGAAGTGATCGTGTTGGGTATTAATCGGGAAAATAGGCGCCTTTCACTTGGCCTCAAGCAGGAAAATCCATGGGATGCTTGTGAGAAGATTTTCCAAATAGGTACCTTACATAAAGGTACGATTTTGAAAAAGACCCTAGGTCGTGGTGCCATTGTTGAGCTAGCCCATGGTATAGAAGGTCATGTGCCTCAGCAACATTTAATTAAAGTAGATGGGGAGGAACCAGCAGTTGGCGAAGAGTTAGACTTTCAAGTGTTGAAATTTGCTAAAGCAGATAAAAAAATAATTTTATCGCATCAAATTATTTTTAATCCAGCAGTAGAGGATAAAAGTGAGGGTAAAGTGAAAGCGGAGCCAAAAGTCAAAACAGAGAAAGCGCCTAGAGGGTTTGAAGCTTTTGCTGACCTGAAGGAAAAATTAGAACAAAACACACAAGGAGAAGATAAGGCATAG
- a CDS encoding bifunctional (p)ppGpp synthetase/guanosine-3',5'-bis(diphosphate) 3'-pyrophosphohydrolase, giving the protein MKKHEMLDLNDWNLHQLVRAVSETPKDMKRTWSSIQEACSWTESFAEQAHSKMFKHALRESIQIAVIAATEMSLGLSTVIAAILAPPFLKGLVRKEAIQRRFGLKIASILVELNRLKRCKLCRSSILNGRSAPDAAAPRILAILLQICDIIRVNYSGVSLENLQSELLYCTSTKLLLDLKCFYIPLAHRMRLYNIQAKLADFWLKHTDSLSYYSITAKLGMTKLQRQQKLNLISEEVYSAVQAHGINFILKKRIKSIYSIWHKIQRLKVNVDQIHDLAAIRVILTGMDGKTLQEEKIACWRVLSIVSDLYSPICNIMRDWISIPRDSSYESLHLTFETYQYGRLEMQVRTERMDYIAEHGEAAHWKYKHLD; this is encoded by the coding sequence ATGAAAAAACATGAAATGCTTGATTTAAATGATTGGAATTTGCATCAGCTTGTAAGGGCAGTTTCTGAAACGCCAAAAGATATGAAGCGCACCTGGTCCAGTATACAGGAAGCGTGTTCATGGACAGAAAGCTTTGCAGAGCAGGCCCATTCAAAAATGTTTAAGCACGCCTTAAGGGAATCTATCCAGATAGCTGTTATTGCTGCTACGGAGATGTCTTTGGGGCTTTCTACAGTTATTGCTGCGATCTTAGCACCACCTTTCTTAAAAGGGTTAGTCCGGAAAGAAGCCATTCAAAGGCGGTTTGGCTTAAAAATAGCTTCTATATTGGTAGAACTGAATCGATTAAAGCGTTGCAAATTGTGTCGTAGCTCCATTTTGAACGGTCGTAGTGCCCCTGATGCAGCTGCACCTCGTATTTTAGCCATCTTGTTACAAATTTGTGACATCATCCGTGTAAACTATAGTGGCGTATCGTTGGAGAATCTGCAGTCAGAATTGCTCTATTGCACTAGTACGAAGCTTTTACTGGATCTGAAGTGTTTTTATATTCCACTTGCCCATAGAATGCGGTTATATAATATTCAAGCTAAGTTAGCAGATTTTTGGTTAAAGCATACCGATAGCTTGAGTTATTACTCTATTACTGCTAAGCTCGGCATGACCAAGCTTCAAAGGCAGCAGAAGTTAAACCTTATTTCTGAAGAGGTGTATTCAGCCGTGCAAGCACATGGAATTAATTTTATCTTAAAGAAGCGTATTAAATCTATTTATTCTATTTGGCATAAAATTCAAAGATTAAAGGTTAATGTCGATCAAATACATGATCTTGCTGCGATTAGAGTCATTTTAACAGGTATGGATGGGAAAACCCTACAAGAAGAAAAGATAGCTTGTTGGCGTGTGCTTAGCATTGTCAGTGATCTGTATAGCCCGATTTGTAATATTATGAGAGATTGGATCAGTATACCAAGAGATAGCAGTTATGAGTCGCTCCATCTTACCTTTGAAACCTATCAATATGGAAGGCTAGAAATGCAAGTACGTACAGAACGAATGGATTATATAGCAGAACATGGCGAGGCAGCGCATTGGAAATATAAACATTTGGATTAG
- the hflX gene encoding GTPase HflX, with the protein MLTHRHNQTNLVAHEADKTAILIALVTPQQPLAKTEEYLAELTFLADTWGLKVVKRFIQKLDHPHGATFVGKGKLEEIAACIKAEKVGYAIFDDELSPSQVRNLEKLLSCQILDRSLLILNIFSMRAQTKQAKTQVELAQYQYLLPRLTRMWTHLSSQKGGSAGMRGPGEKELETDKRIIQHKITKLREKLNSIAQQCITRRKGRSDLVRVALVGYTNVGKSTLMQLLSRSDALADNKLFATVDATVRRVVCNGYPFLLTDTVGFIRKLPHTLVECFKSTLSEIKEADLLLHIIDASHAGFEEQIDIVNQTLAEIGAVDLPRVLVFNKMDAIKQESIPSSTHAIDSATALNSTTCHGTIDGYPSVLISATKNLHIDLLKQAITEAIERIQVTRYVKAGY; encoded by the coding sequence ATGTTAACGCACAGGCACAATCAAACGAACCTGGTAGCCCATGAGGCGGACAAAACCGCCATCCTCATCGCCCTTGTTACGCCCCAGCAACCTTTAGCTAAAACAGAAGAATATCTCGCAGAACTCACCTTTTTGGCAGATACTTGGGGATTAAAAGTGGTTAAAAGATTTATACAAAAACTAGACCATCCACACGGTGCTACTTTTGTAGGTAAGGGTAAACTAGAAGAAATAGCTGCTTGTATAAAAGCAGAAAAGGTTGGTTATGCTATCTTTGACGATGAGCTTTCTCCCTCACAAGTGCGCAATCTGGAAAAATTACTATCCTGTCAGATATTGGATAGAAGTTTGTTGATCCTGAATATCTTCTCTATGCGTGCCCAAACCAAACAGGCAAAAACACAGGTGGAATTAGCACAGTATCAATATTTATTACCACGACTTACCAGAATGTGGACCCACCTTTCCAGTCAAAAAGGGGGTAGTGCAGGTATGCGTGGCCCTGGGGAAAAAGAATTGGAGACAGATAAAAGAATTATTCAACACAAAATCACTAAATTGCGCGAAAAATTAAACAGCATTGCACAACAATGTATAACCAGGCGTAAAGGCCGGAGTGATTTGGTTCGTGTGGCATTGGTTGGGTATACCAATGTAGGAAAGTCTACCTTAATGCAACTGCTATCCAGGTCAGATGCCTTGGCTGACAATAAATTATTTGCTACAGTAGATGCTACCGTGCGCCGGGTAGTATGCAATGGATACCCATTCTTGTTAACAGATACAGTAGGCTTTATCCGTAAATTACCCCATACCCTGGTGGAATGTTTTAAGTCTACCTTATCAGAAATTAAAGAAGCAGATTTGCTGCTGCATATCATAGATGCCTCACATGCGGGTTTTGAAGAACAAATAGACATCGTCAATCAAACCTTAGCAGAAATAGGGGCGGTAGATCTGCCAAGGGTTTTAGTATTCAACAAGATGGACGCCATCAAGCAGGAAAGCATACCCAGCAGTACACACGCAATAGATAGCGCAACGGCTTTAAACAGCACAACCTGCCACGGCACCATTGATGGTTACCCTTCCGTTTTGATCTCTGCAACAAAAAATCTACATATCGACCTGCTAAAACAAGCAATTACAGAAGCAATAGAACGGATTCAGGTAACCAGATATGTCAAAGCTGGTTATTAA
- the prmC gene encoding peptide chain release factor N(5)-glutamine methyltransferase, whose product MRLLFNSASSVVSMPLRTLSDLLCQALALPIPNLLECRAIVQQLLGAYLQVELEDYIINPLCTISPTLQKKFLDAVSRLNKHEPIQYVIGATYFAGNRLKVTPAVLIPRPETEEWVTFLMHQLAPPTSILDIGTGSGCIAITLKQHFPQAAVDAIDISKEALAIAAYNAAQLGVAVHFIEMDILNEPLPATHWSLIVSNPPYVRMQEQSFMHANVLDYEPHLALFVHDGLLFYRRIIQLAVRHLRLNGILCLEINEALGEKIVDLLYRANFKQICLYKDMHQKERWVIAVLEGRHGS is encoded by the coding sequence ATGCGTTTACTTTTTAATTCAGCATCTTCTGTAGTGTCTATGCCCCTGCGTACGCTATCAGATCTCTTGTGTCAAGCGCTAGCATTGCCTATACCCAACCTATTAGAATGTCGTGCTATAGTGCAGCAGTTGTTGGGTGCCTATTTACAGGTTGAGCTGGAAGATTATATTATCAATCCATTGTGTACCATTTCACCTACCCTTCAAAAGAAGTTTTTAGATGCAGTCAGTAGGCTAAACAAGCATGAGCCTATTCAATACGTTATTGGTGCTACTTATTTTGCAGGCAATCGCTTGAAAGTAACGCCTGCTGTACTTATTCCACGACCAGAAACAGAGGAATGGGTCACATTTTTAATGCATCAACTTGCGCCTCCCACCTCTATCCTAGACATAGGAACCGGCAGTGGTTGTATTGCCATTACCCTCAAGCAGCACTTCCCACAGGCAGCAGTAGATGCCATTGATATCAGCAAAGAAGCACTAGCCATTGCTGCTTATAATGCAGCGCAGTTAGGTGTAGCTGTGCATTTTATAGAAATGGATATTCTAAACGAGCCACTTCCTGCCACGCATTGGTCTTTAATCGTTAGCAATCCTCCCTATGTGCGTATGCAGGAGCAGTCCTTTATGCATGCAAATGTGCTAGACTATGAGCCCCATTTAGCTTTGTTTGTGCATGATGGATTGCTATTTTATAGGCGGATTATCCAACTTGCGGTGCGTCATTTGCGTCTCAATGGCATACTCTGTTTAGAAATCAATGAAGCATTAGGCGAAAAGATTGTAGATTTGCTATATCGTGCAAATTTTAAGCAAATATGCTTATATAAGGATATGCATCAAAAAGAAAGATGGGTGATAGCCGTGCTCGAAGGTAGGCATGGTAGCTGA